The Sulfurospirillum halorespirans DSM 13726 genome has a window encoding:
- a CDS encoding fumarate reductase flavoprotein subunit yields MNVKYCDALVIGGGLAGLRAAVATQSRGLSTTVLSLCPVKRSHSAAAQGGMQASLGNSKMSRGDNEDVHFADTVKGSDWGCDQEVARMFVTVAPKAIRELAGWGVPWTRIAQGSREAIINAEKTTIVEDEEVHGYIHSRDFGGTKKWRTCYTADATGHTMLFGVANEALKHNVNIEDRKEAIALIHENNRCYGAIVRDLVTGELWAYVAKGTLIATGGYGRLYKQTTNAVICDGIGAAIALETGVATLGNMEAVQFHPTPIVPSGILLTEGCRGDGGLLRDVDGHRFMPDYEPEKKELASRDVVSRRMMEHIRKGKGVKSPYGEHLWLDISILGRAHIERNLRDVQEICQIFNGIDPADEGPKGWAPVLPMQHYSMGGIRTKPTGESPTLSGLFSAGEAACWDMHGFNRLGGNSVSETVVAGMIVGDYFADFCLSNEVNVNTATIEKALKKQKDFIDHLLTNKGKHNIFEIKNRMRDIMWEKVAIFRDGKGLAEAVNELEELLKKSHDVNVKSKTASANPELEEAYRVPMMLKLALCVAMGARERTESRGAHYREDFLKRDDANWLKRTLTSWSEGATLPTVSYEDLDIMKMEIPPAFRGYGAKGMIIENELSLKRQEEVDKLREEMEAAGKDRHVIQDALMPFTLQPYYKAKNERFGDAK; encoded by the coding sequence ATGAACGTAAAATATTGTGATGCACTGGTAATCGGTGGTGGTTTAGCAGGTCTTAGAGCGGCGGTTGCTACGCAATCTCGTGGTCTTAGTACAACAGTTTTAAGTCTTTGTCCAGTTAAGAGATCTCACTCTGCTGCGGCACAAGGTGGTATGCAAGCAAGTCTTGGTAACTCAAAAATGAGCCGTGGCGATAACGAAGATGTTCACTTTGCCGATACCGTCAAAGGTAGCGACTGGGGATGTGATCAAGAAGTTGCGCGTATGTTCGTAACCGTTGCACCTAAAGCGATCCGTGAATTAGCGGGTTGGGGCGTGCCTTGGACGAGAATTGCTCAAGGTAGCAGAGAAGCGATCATCAATGCTGAGAAAACAACAATCGTTGAAGACGAAGAAGTTCACGGTTATATTCACTCACGTGACTTTGGTGGTACTAAAAAATGGAGAACCTGTTATACAGCAGATGCAACAGGTCATACCATGCTTTTTGGTGTTGCCAATGAAGCCTTAAAACATAACGTAAACATTGAAGATAGAAAAGAAGCGATTGCTTTGATTCATGAAAACAACCGTTGTTACGGTGCGATTGTAAGAGATTTAGTGACAGGCGAGCTTTGGGCTTACGTTGCTAAAGGTACTTTGATCGCAACGGGGGGTTACGGAAGACTTTACAAACAAACAACCAATGCGGTTATTTGTGATGGTATTGGTGCTGCGATTGCTCTAGAAACTGGTGTTGCGACACTTGGTAACATGGAAGCAGTACAATTCCACCCAACCCCAATCGTTCCATCAGGTATTCTTTTAACTGAAGGCTGTCGTGGTGATGGTGGTCTTCTAAGAGACGTTGATGGTCATAGATTTATGCCAGACTACGAGCCAGAGAAAAAAGAACTTGCAAGTCGTGACGTTGTAAGTCGTCGTATGATGGAACACATCCGTAAAGGTAAAGGTGTTAAATCTCCGTATGGTGAGCATTTATGGTTAGATATCTCTATCCTTGGTCGTGCACACATTGAGCGAAACCTAAGAGATGTACAAGAAATTTGTCAAATCTTTAACGGTATCGATCCTGCGGATGAAGGTCCAAAAGGTTGGGCTCCAGTTCTTCCAATGCAACACTACTCAATGGGTGGTATTAGAACAAAACCAACCGGTGAGTCTCCAACACTTTCAGGTCTTTTCTCTGCGGGTGAAGCTGCTTGTTGGGATATGCACGGATTTAACCGCCTTGGTGGTAACTCTGTAAGTGAAACCGTTGTTGCAGGTATGATTGTGGGTGATTATTTTGCAGATTTCTGTTTGTCAAATGAAGTCAATGTCAACACAGCAACGATTGAAAAAGCATTGAAAAAACAAAAAGATTTCATCGACCATTTGTTAACCAACAAAGGTAAACACAACATCTTTGAAATCAAAAACAGAATGAGAGATATTATGTGGGAAAAAGTTGCGATTTTCCGCGATGGCAAAGGTCTTGCTGAAGCGGTTAATGAACTTGAAGAATTGCTCAAAAAATCTCATGATGTTAACGTTAAATCTAAAACAGCTTCTGCTAACCCAGAGCTTGAAGAGGCGTACCGAGTGCCTATGATGCTTAAACTCGCACTTTGTGTTGCTATGGGTGCACGTGAGCGAACAGAGAGTCGAGGTGCTCATTACCGAGAAGACTTCTTGAAACGTGATGATGCAAACTGGTTGAAACGAACCCTTACATCATGGTCTGAGGGTGCTACACTTCCAACGGTTAGCTATGAAGATTTAGACATTATGAAAATGGAAATTCCACCAGCGTTCCGCGGATATGGTGCAAAAGGTATGATTATTGAAAATGAACTCAGCCTTAAACGCCAAGAAGAAGTGGATAAACTTCGTGAAGAGATGGAAGCAGCAGGCAAAGACAGACATGTGATTCAAGATGCGCTTATGCCATTTACGCTTCAACCATACTATAAAGCTAAAAATGAGAGATTTGGAGATGCAAAATGA
- a CDS encoding fumarate reductase iron-sulfur subunit: MSRTITIRAMKYNPQSKLSKAHFAEYKLEETDGMTLFIALTKIRETMDADLSFDFVCRAGICGSCGMMVNGKPALACRTLTKNFPGGVIQLMPMPAFKLLKDLSVDTGNWMNDMSRRVESWIHTNHKPDISKLEAPMEPKLADETFELDRCIECGICVAACGTKLMRPNFIGAVGLNRVARFAMDPHDERTDEDFYELVGDDDGVFGCMSLVACEDNCPKHLPLQSKIAYMRRKLVALK, translated from the coding sequence ATGAGTAGAACTATTACCATAAGGGCTATGAAATATAACCCACAATCAAAACTTTCTAAAGCGCACTTTGCAGAGTACAAACTAGAAGAAACTGATGGTATGACTCTGTTTATTGCATTGACAAAAATTCGTGAGACAATGGATGCCGATCTTTCGTTTGACTTTGTATGCCGTGCTGGTATCTGCGGAAGTTGTGGCATGATGGTCAATGGTAAACCTGCGCTTGCATGTCGTACCTTGACAAAAAATTTCCCAGGTGGCGTGATTCAACTTATGCCTATGCCTGCATTTAAGTTACTCAAAGATCTTTCCGTTGATACAGGTAACTGGATGAACGATATGAGTAGACGTGTTGAGAGTTGGATTCACACCAACCATAAACCAGACATCTCTAAACTTGAAGCGCCAATGGAGCCAAAACTTGCGGATGAGACCTTTGAGCTTGATCGTTGTATCGAATGTGGTATTTGTGTTGCAGCGTGCGGTACAAAATTGATGAGACCAAACTTTATTGGTGCCGTTGGTTTGAACCGTGTTGCGCGTTTTGCAATGGATCCACACGACGAGAGAACCGATGAAGACTTCTATGAGCTTGTCGGTGATGATGATGGTGTTTTTGGATGTATGAGTCTCGTTGCGTGCGAAGACAACTGCCCAAAACATTTACCACTCCAATCAAAAATCGCTTATATGAGAAGAAAACTCGTCGCTCTCAAATAA
- a CDS encoding dynamin family protein, with protein sequence MHVINDFFLLIWSERLNQQAVFDEKHKRELDQIRSTTFDNFCDSAAILLIINPHNFANMARLEEPKTVLKTLFQHTIFSKETIQYAQSQLLGYLIYLGNVQINHAILKRLELLKKEGIISYDALRSLGSILSLIEEKKIEVTALHVKRATPQENYYKTALYRLFVAIENLKGAVELPRLQERLHLIPERLENQRFSIGITGVMNAGKSTMLNALLGKEVLGTSVVPETANLTLIKYAKEPYAVVNFWNAKEWSKIEEGAKSLKSLEAFVKESRAHFGETFNTIITPKGESASIPVESLALYTSAKHSDKKCNLVKSVELYTDLKFVQDGVQIVDTPGLDDPVIQREEITLEYLSECDLMIHLMNAAQAATQKDIDFIIDALLYRNVAQLLIVITRIDAIAEKELQEVIAYTKRSIEARLKEQNKGAKLDEVIAKIVFIPIAGKLALMHKLGQEKEALALGYDMERTGLPLVETYLEDVLFGSNSQKANLIISSNRKEIESIIIESMASFEQERHYLTISHEEIEQAYAKHQEEKTVMAHFLEQIKTSVAQSKEEMEHYFGTLQKFANNQLDKLSYVVKRRISDDVSYEFSKNKKAPKEERIGSMIETAMKDGLVDLVRDYRYEFQKKMQSSLEYMDAQYGEFKSDTSAHHFDARAFCEEHLGSLLIFKNSTIVISGANDAIKKYGKNDLNMLSTALDAILGTEFLHVKEMLEEKLHKINHVLLSSFVSLCEAPARLIEERFSAEEALLEKAMRQMRDATHNREARSVEIEEKVRVMGIVLNDLSATKESK encoded by the coding sequence ATGCATGTAATCAATGATTTTTTCTTACTTATTTGGAGTGAGAGGTTAAACCAGCAGGCTGTTTTCGACGAAAAACATAAACGAGAGCTTGATCAGATTCGCTCAACCACTTTCGATAATTTTTGCGATAGCGCTGCTATCTTGCTTATCATCAACCCTCATAATTTTGCCAATATGGCACGCCTAGAAGAACCTAAAACTGTTTTAAAAACCCTGTTTCAACACACAATATTTAGCAAAGAAACGATTCAATACGCCCAAAGCCAACTGCTCGGATACTTGATATATCTAGGCAATGTCCAGATCAATCATGCCATTTTGAAACGCTTAGAGCTTTTAAAAAAAGAGGGGATTATCTCCTACGATGCCTTGCGTTCTTTGGGCAGTATACTCTCCCTTATTGAAGAGAAAAAGATCGAAGTCACTGCTTTACATGTAAAGCGTGCAACACCCCAAGAAAACTACTACAAAACAGCGCTTTATAGGCTTTTTGTCGCCATTGAAAACCTTAAAGGCGCGGTTGAGCTTCCAAGACTCCAAGAGCGTTTACATCTCATCCCTGAGCGCCTTGAAAATCAACGCTTTTCCATCGGAATTACGGGCGTTATGAACGCTGGAAAATCCACGATGCTCAACGCGCTTCTGGGGAAAGAGGTTCTTGGCACTTCCGTTGTTCCCGAAACCGCCAATTTAACCCTGATCAAGTACGCCAAAGAGCCTTACGCCGTTGTGAACTTTTGGAATGCCAAAGAGTGGAGCAAGATCGAAGAGGGCGCTAAAAGTCTTAAAAGTTTAGAGGCGTTTGTCAAAGAAAGCAGGGCGCATTTTGGTGAAACATTTAACACCATCATCACACCAAAAGGGGAGAGTGCGTCCATCCCAGTGGAAAGTTTAGCGCTGTATACTTCCGCCAAACACTCCGATAAAAAATGCAACCTTGTCAAAAGTGTCGAACTCTATACCGATCTTAAATTTGTCCAAGATGGCGTCCAAATCGTTGATACTCCAGGACTCGATGATCCTGTCATTCAGCGCGAAGAGATTACGCTCGAATACCTCAGTGAATGCGATCTGATGATTCATCTTATGAACGCGGCGCAAGCGGCAACGCAAAAAGATATTGATTTTATCATCGACGCACTCTTATACCGCAATGTGGCGCAGTTACTCATCGTCATTACGCGCATTGACGCGATTGCCGAAAAAGAGCTTCAAGAGGTTATCGCGTACACCAAACGCAGCATCGAAGCACGTTTGAAAGAGCAAAACAAGGGTGCGAAACTGGATGAAGTGATCGCTAAAATCGTCTTTATTCCGATTGCAGGAAAACTTGCTCTGATGCACAAATTGGGTCAAGAGAAAGAAGCACTTGCGCTTGGTTATGACATGGAGCGCACAGGGTTACCTCTGGTTGAGACGTACCTTGAGGATGTTCTATTTGGAAGTAACAGCCAAAAAGCCAATCTGATCATCTCTTCCAATCGCAAAGAGATCGAGTCGATCATCATTGAATCGATGGCATCGTTTGAGCAAGAACGTCACTACTTAACTATTTCGCATGAAGAGATCGAGCAAGCGTATGCCAAACACCAAGAAGAAAAAACGGTGATGGCACACTTTTTAGAGCAGATCAAAACCAGCGTGGCGCAAAGCAAAGAGGAGATGGAGCACTACTTTGGCACCCTTCAAAAATTTGCAAACAATCAGCTCGATAAATTGAGCTATGTGGTGAAACGTCGCATCAGCGATGATGTCAGCTATGAGTTTAGTAAAAACAAAAAAGCGCCCAAAGAGGAGCGTATTGGCTCGATGATTGAGACGGCGATGAAAGATGGTTTGGTCGATTTGGTACGGGATTATCGCTACGAGTTTCAAAAAAAGATGCAAAGTTCCTTAGAGTACATGGACGCACAATACGGCGAATTTAAAAGCGATACATCGGCACATCATTTTGATGCGAGAGCATTTTGTGAGGAGCATTTGGGCTCACTCTTGATCTTTAAAAACAGCACGATTGTGATCTCAGGAGCCAATGATGCGATTAAAAAATACGGCAAAAATGATCTTAATATGCTTTCAACCGCACTCGATGCGATTTTAGGAACCGAATTTTTACATGTAAAAGAGATGCTAGAAGAAAAACTGCACAAAATCAATCATGTGCTCTTAAGCTCGTTCGTAAGCCTCTGCGAAGCACCAGCCCGTTTGATAGAGGAGCGTTTTAGCGCTGAAGAAGCGTTGTTAGAAAAAGCAATGCGCCAGATGAGAGATGCAACACATAACCGTGAAGCGCGCAGTGTAGAGATAGAAGAAAAAGTGCGAGTCATGGGCATTGTATTAAATGATTTGAGCGCGACTAAGGAGTCAAAATGA
- a CDS encoding dynamin family protein → MSLIESFVTSYKEHFLKVAPQFDATLLGALKKVQYVLLGEEQLPSIQLKKALDRLQMRSEEPMKVAITGQFSSGKSTFLNALLAKSILPTGITPVTSKVNYIRYGEEFKIRVRYKDGRDEYHDINTIAHFTDQREHVEDIAYLVLYAPLNILKDVVFVDTPGLNSQAASDTQTTEKVLKEVDGIIWLTLIDNAGKMSELQVLEEYLGKYQNKSLCVLNQKDKFTPQQIEETTNYVKTAFKEFFSDVIPISARQALESRSHDKKVMMEETLESFMHSLHVKLQNGGEKLDFSGIEHDFKAYQTTLDSILQSDLGANLKLLEESNIDKVLDFIRNEIQPKSTQSKEFAIKKEVKEIVSKLIAQHRLFLCIYDELLEEIVRFETEAKGLFSDLKSKFSHDLKSAFMRIEQIIETIADAIYNQMSSEKLTRYEAQKAGLFSKQTTFVPFEYQAPKINSDLIYKSLFYEENLIGKMFKQYVKNLGAIQNEVNDKNRLVYRSLEQGILKWQAPYEVIRKSEELHSDIEFANMRRFASKAYESILKPFNDEIAASYAKISSEFNHLSSAVSFNYQNATEVCVAFLENKIEKSVKLYEENPTKFSLYTPKLDEIKERLRTSFHLYELENMMNTRNTFLSKDYDRLISQFTAIKEEKVAFLEERKARHYKILEQIEALVKEVE, encoded by the coding sequence ATGAGTCTTATTGAAAGTTTTGTGACCTCTTACAAAGAGCACTTTTTAAAAGTAGCTCCCCAGTTTGATGCAACCCTTTTAGGCGCACTCAAAAAAGTACAGTATGTGCTCCTTGGCGAAGAGCAACTGCCTTCCATCCAGCTCAAAAAGGCACTGGATCGCCTTCAAATGCGCTCCGAAGAGCCAATGAAAGTCGCCATCACGGGGCAGTTCTCCAGTGGTAAATCAACATTTTTGAACGCGCTTTTAGCCAAAAGTATTTTACCCACAGGCATCACGCCCGTGACGTCCAAAGTCAATTACATTCGTTACGGCGAAGAGTTTAAAATCCGTGTGCGCTATAAAGATGGGCGTGATGAGTACCATGACATCAACACGATTGCGCACTTTACTGACCAGAGAGAGCACGTTGAAGACATCGCGTACTTGGTTCTTTATGCACCACTCAATATTCTCAAAGACGTTGTGTTTGTCGATACACCAGGACTTAATTCCCAAGCGGCGAGTGATACGCAAACAACTGAGAAAGTGCTCAAAGAAGTCGATGGCATTATTTGGCTGACACTCATCGACAATGCAGGAAAAATGAGTGAGCTTCAAGTTTTGGAAGAGTACCTTGGAAAGTACCAAAACAAGTCACTCTGTGTGCTCAACCAAAAAGATAAATTTACACCCCAACAAATCGAAGAGACGACGAATTACGTTAAAACAGCGTTTAAAGAGTTCTTTAGCGATGTCATCCCGATCTCGGCACGCCAAGCGTTGGAGTCCCGCAGTCACGACAAAAAAGTGATGATGGAAGAGACATTAGAATCGTTCATGCACTCTTTACATGTAAAGCTTCAAAACGGTGGTGAGAAGCTTGATTTTAGCGGCATTGAGCATGATTTTAAGGCGTATCAAACCACGCTTGATTCGATCTTACAAAGTGACTTGGGTGCCAATCTTAAGCTCTTGGAAGAGTCAAACATCGACAAAGTTTTGGATTTCATTCGCAATGAGATTCAACCCAAATCGACCCAATCCAAAGAGTTCGCGATCAAAAAAGAGGTCAAAGAGATCGTCTCTAAACTCATCGCACAGCATCGGCTTTTCCTCTGCATTTACGATGAACTTTTAGAAGAGATCGTCCGTTTTGAAACCGAAGCCAAAGGGCTTTTTAGCGATCTTAAAAGTAAATTTTCACACGATCTTAAGAGTGCGTTTATGCGCATTGAACAGATCATCGAAACGATTGCAGACGCGATTTATAACCAAATGAGCAGTGAGAAGCTGACACGCTACGAAGCCCAAAAAGCAGGACTTTTTAGCAAACAGACAACGTTTGTTCCTTTTGAGTACCAAGCGCCTAAAATCAACTCAGATCTCATCTATAAAAGCCTCTTTTACGAAGAGAATCTTATTGGCAAAATGTTCAAACAGTATGTGAAAAATCTAGGCGCCATTCAAAACGAAGTCAACGACAAAAACCGTTTGGTCTACCGCTCTTTGGAGCAGGGCATTTTGAAATGGCAAGCGCCCTACGAAGTGATTCGCAAGAGTGAAGAGCTTCACTCTGACATCGAGTTTGCCAACATGCGCCGTTTCGCCTCCAAGGCGTACGAGAGCATTTTGAAGCCTTTCAATGATGAGATTGCAGCTTCGTACGCAAAGATCAGCTCTGAGTTTAACCATCTTTCCAGTGCGGTGAGTTTTAACTACCAAAACGCCACCGAAGTGTGTGTCGCATTTTTGGAAAACAAGATCGAAAAGTCCGTCAAACTGTACGAGGAAAACCCCACAAAATTTTCACTCTATACTCCCAAACTCGATGAGATCAAAGAGCGCCTTCGAACGTCATTTCACCTCTACGAGCTTGAAAATATGATGAACACACGCAACACGTTTCTGAGTAAAGATTACGACCGCCTGATCAGCCAATTTACCGCCATAAAAGAGGAAAAAGTAGCGTTCTTGGAAGAGCGAAAAGCGCGCCACTACAAGATTTTAGAGCAGATAGAAGCATTGGTAAAAGAGGTAGAATAA
- a CDS encoding AI-2E family transporter: MNEHRFFLTAIFLAVLFSIIKLYEPFLMIIAIASLLAMATYNLNFKLYGVTKNRHLAAVLSTMLLSLLLFGPIVYTITSVGSIVNNFDFSMIERVQAYLHTLDYKLPAPIAFMQAPLDDFINSLNIAQLSSTALSYFGSIGKNSAGFLKDMLLIVVFFFFALLNGKDLVDYFKSVMPIDAKEVNIVFSEVTNVMSVVFYSILLSAILQGALFSFIGMYFGYDGLLLGIFYGFASLIPVIGGAIMWIPLCAIEVAHGNTTTAIIIATYSIVVISIIADTFIKPLIIKYINDKMVKTPTAVNELLIFFAIFAGLTTFGFWGMILGPAITTLFLSLLKLYKLLKEKHYM, encoded by the coding sequence ATGAATGAACATCGCTTCTTTTTAACGGCTATTTTTCTAGCCGTTCTCTTTTCAATTATTAAACTGTATGAACCTTTTTTGATGATTATCGCCATCGCATCCCTGCTTGCAATGGCTACGTACAATCTCAACTTCAAACTCTATGGAGTCACTAAAAATAGGCATCTTGCGGCTGTTTTATCCACGATGCTTCTTTCCTTGCTTCTCTTTGGTCCAATCGTCTATACCATCACTTCGGTGGGGAGCATTGTGAATAATTTTGATTTTTCAATGATTGAGCGCGTTCAAGCGTATCTGCATACACTTGATTATAAACTGCCAGCTCCGATAGCTTTTATGCAAGCACCCTTAGATGATTTTATCAACTCACTGAACATCGCTCAGCTCTCAAGTACCGCCCTTTCGTATTTTGGATCTATCGGCAAAAACAGTGCTGGCTTTTTAAAAGATATGCTTCTTATTGTTGTCTTTTTCTTCTTTGCACTACTTAATGGTAAGGATTTAGTGGATTATTTTAAAAGCGTGATGCCCATTGACGCCAAAGAGGTAAACATTGTCTTCTCCGAAGTCACCAATGTGATGAGTGTGGTTTTCTACTCCATTTTGCTCAGCGCCATTTTACAAGGTGCTCTTTTCTCTTTTATCGGAATGTATTTTGGGTATGACGGACTATTGCTGGGCATTTTCTACGGTTTTGCGTCGCTCATTCCCGTCATTGGAGGAGCCATCATGTGGATTCCACTCTGCGCGATTGAAGTGGCACATGGCAATACCACCACAGCGATTATCATCGCGACCTACTCAATTGTCGTGATCTCCATCATCGCAGATACCTTCATCAAACCACTCATCATCAAATACATCAATGACAAGATGGTCAAAACACCCACCGCCGTTAACGAACTTCTCATTTTCTTCGCAATTTTTGCGGGACTCACCACGTTTGGTTTCTGGGGAATGATCTTAGGACCTGCTATTACTACGCTCTTTTTATCGCTTTTGAAACTCTACAAATTGCTCAAAGAAAAACATTACATGTAA
- the ruvB gene encoding Holliday junction branch migration DNA helicase RuvB produces MERIVEIEKISFENEYEKSLRPSSFEDYIGQEKIKKNLQVFIQAAQKRSECLDHILFFGPPGLGKTTLAHIISNEMRANMKITAAPMIEKSGDLAAILTNLQEGDILFIDEIHRLSPAIEEILYPAMEDFRLDIIIGSGPAAQTIKIDLPHFTLIGATTRAGMISSPLRDRFGMHFRLQFYTKDELSIIITKASHKLEKICQQNAASEMARRSRGTPRIALRLLKRIRDYADVVDEESISIERAQYGLNELGVNDLGFDELDIKYLELLLQSKGRPLGLSTMAAALSEDEGTIEDVIEPYLLANSYIERTARGRVATPKTYELFRLTPPILQNGLFEDHA; encoded by the coding sequence ATGGAACGCATCGTCGAAATCGAAAAAATCTCTTTTGAGAACGAGTATGAAAAAAGCTTACGCCCCTCTTCGTTTGAGGATTACATCGGGCAAGAGAAGATCAAAAAAAATTTACAAGTCTTCATCCAAGCTGCACAAAAACGTTCCGAGTGTTTAGACCACATTCTCTTTTTTGGCCCTCCTGGTCTTGGTAAGACGACTTTAGCGCATATCATCTCCAACGAAATGCGCGCCAATATGAAAATAACCGCCGCTCCTATGATCGAAAAAAGTGGCGATTTAGCCGCTATTTTGACCAACCTCCAAGAAGGAGATATTCTCTTCATTGATGAGATTCACAGGCTTTCTCCTGCCATTGAAGAGATTCTCTACCCTGCGATGGAAGATTTTCGTCTTGACATCATCATCGGCTCTGGGCCTGCGGCACAGACGATTAAGATCGACCTGCCCCATTTTACGCTTATTGGTGCGACTACGCGTGCGGGTATGATTAGCTCGCCACTTCGCGATCGTTTTGGTATGCACTTTCGCCTACAGTTTTACACCAAAGATGAACTCTCCATCATCATCACCAAAGCGTCGCACAAGTTGGAGAAAATCTGCCAACAAAATGCTGCAAGCGAAATGGCACGGCGCTCTCGTGGAACGCCTAGAATTGCGCTTCGTCTTTTAAAGCGTATTCGTGATTATGCCGATGTGGTGGATGAAGAGAGCATCAGCATTGAACGCGCACAATATGGCTTGAATGAACTAGGTGTCAACGACCTTGGTTTTGATGAGTTGGACATTAAGTACCTCGAACTTCTACTGCAAAGCAAAGGTCGCCCTTTGGGTCTAAGTACTATGGCAGCAGCACTGAGTGAAGATGAAGGAACCATCGAAGATGTCATAGAGCCTTATCTGCTTGCGAACAGTTACATCGAACGTACAGCGCGTGGAAGAGTTGCAACACCTAAAACTTATGAGCTTTTTCGTCTCACACCACCGATATTGCAAAATGGATTATTTGAGGATCATGCATGA
- the panB gene encoding 3-methyl-2-oxobutanoate hydroxymethyltransferase, which produces MKTITSIKQHKGQTPLTVITAYDALFASLFDQKVDIILVGDSLNMSFNAKPDTLSASMEVMLYHTKAVCAGAKETFIVCDMPFGTYTDEKMALHNASLVYSQTNAHAVKIEGGVSRAHIIRALTQNSIAVMGHIGLMPQYVRSEGGYKVRGRTEEDILALIEDAKAVEEAGAFSVVIEGVVEEAARRISEAISIPTIGIGAGKYTDGQVLVWSDMLGFFQAFQPKFVKRYLEGATLVQDAVDAYVKEVQERSFPEASYTYTK; this is translated from the coding sequence ATGAAAACAATTACATCCATTAAACAGCACAAAGGGCAAACACCCCTTACCGTCATTACAGCCTACGATGCACTCTTTGCCTCACTGTTCGATCAAAAGGTCGACATTATTCTTGTGGGTGATAGCCTTAATATGAGTTTCAACGCCAAACCCGACACACTTTCAGCTTCTATGGAAGTGATGTTGTACCACACTAAAGCGGTGTGTGCAGGAGCCAAAGAGACCTTTATCGTTTGTGATATGCCTTTTGGTACGTATACTGATGAAAAGATGGCATTGCATAATGCCTCTCTTGTCTACAGCCAAACCAATGCGCATGCAGTGAAAATTGAAGGTGGTGTGAGTCGGGCTCACATTATCAGAGCACTGACCCAAAACTCTATTGCCGTTATGGGACACATCGGACTTATGCCTCAGTATGTACGCAGTGAAGGTGGCTATAAAGTACGTGGTCGCACAGAAGAAGATATACTCGCATTGATCGAAGATGCTAAGGCAGTCGAAGAAGCAGGTGCATTTAGTGTAGTCATCGAAGGTGTTGTTGAAGAAGCCGCACGTCGTATTTCTGAAGCGATTTCTATTCCAACCATTGGTATTGGAGCAGGAAAATACACTGACGGTCAAGTATTGGTGTGGAGTGACATGCTAGGCTTTTTTCAAGCGTTTCAACCTAAATTTGTCAAACGCTATTTAGAAGGTGCCACACTGGTACAAGATGCAGTTGATGCCTATGTCAAAGAGGTGCAAGAACGAAGTTTTCCTGAAGCTTCTTACACCTACACAAAGTGA
- a CDS encoding Hpt domain-containing protein, translating to MGVLAQLEVEFDIEIVGDFISHYAIMFENMEPLIIGLSKKERYADNIGDIFRIFHNMKSAAGFLKLDPIIKLAVLCEDIVEEARVLKGPASEEFIDWLLLVSDQFEKYRKDVEDDADFFTVLNPLIIKVPHTLERA from the coding sequence ATGGGTGTTTTGGCACAATTGGAAGTTGAATTTGACATCGAAATTGTCGGAGATTTTATCTCTCACTATGCCATTATGTTTGAAAATATGGAACCTCTGATTATTGGACTCAGTAAAAAAGAGCGTTATGCTGACAATATCGGAGACATTTTTCGCATTTTTCACAATATGAAATCAGCCGCAGGATTTTTAAAACTGGATCCTATTATTAAACTGGCAGTCTTGTGTGAAGATATCGTCGAAGAAGCGCGCGTCCTTAAAGGCCCTGCAAGCGAAGAGTTTATTGACTGGTTATTATTAGTCAGTGATCAGTTTGAAAAGTACCGCAAAGATGTCGAAGATGATGCTGATTTTTTTACCGTTTTAAATCCCTTGATTATTAAAGTACCTCATACGTTGGAGAGAGCGTGA